ACTACAAAAAAACAACGAATAATTCAAGATATCATGGCAAATCATAAATCTTCGGAAAAGAGAATCCGCCAAACAGAAGTTAAGCGTGTTCACAATCGTTACTTTTCGAGAACATGCCGCAATGCTGTTAAGGCACTTCGGAATACTACCGATAAGCCAACTGCAGAACAGTTGTTTCCAAAGGTATCCGCTATGCTTGATAAGCTAGCTAAAAAGAACATCATTCACGATAATAAAGCAGCCAACCTTAAGAGCAGCCTTGCTGTTCATGTGAACGCGCTCTAATTAGAACTGAATATATATTTCAAAGCCCTCCCTTGTGGAGGGCTTTTTTTTTGCTTTTAACACAGGTTTGATGTAATTTGCAACAAATCGGGTGCAATGGAAAAGGTTGAATACAAGCCCTTAACCATAAAGGATTGGGCTGTAGCGGATCGTCCTCGCGAAAAACTTTTGGCAAAAGGCAATGCTTCCCTAAGCGATGCCGAACTGCTTGCCATTCTTATTGGCTCAGGATCGCCAAAGGAGAGTGCTGTTGATCTTTCGAAGCGGATACTGATGGATATCAACAACAACCTCGACGAGTTAGGTAAGCAGGATGTGAAAGCCCTATGCCGATTTAAAGGTATTGGACAAGCAAAGGCTCTCACAATTGTCGCTGCTCTTGAACTTGGCCGTAGGCGGAAGTTGAGCGAGGCCTTAGAGCGGGTTGCCATTCGTGGGAGCAAGGATGCCTTTGACCTCTTCCAGCCCATCGTGGCAGACATACCACAC
This window of the Williamwhitmania taraxaci genome carries:
- the radC gene encoding RadC family protein, whose translation is MEKVEYKPLTIKDWAVADRPREKLLAKGNASLSDAELLAILIGSGSPKESAVDLSKRILMDINNNLDELGKQDVKALCRFKGIGQAKALTIVAALELGRRRKLSEALERVAIRGSKDAFDLFQPIVADIPHEEFWVLHLNRANKVIGQERTSMGGVSGTVVDVKLIMKSALANLSSSIILCHNHPSGNNKPSENDKQITNKVKAACEMLDIALLDHIIVAGNVYLSFADEGLL
- the rpsT gene encoding 30S ribosomal protein S20 yields the protein MANHKSSEKRIRQTEVKRVHNRYFSRTCRNAVKALRNTTDKPTAEQLFPKVSAMLDKLAKKNIIHDNKAANLKSSLAVHVNAL